The Deinococcus ruber genome segment GCGCCCTGGCCGTCACCGCCACCGGGCTGCTGGTGGCGGCGTATCTCGCCCGGCAACTTCCTCAGGTCATGGCGCAGGGCTTTACCGCCGAGATGGAAGCGGGGCTGGACGCAGTCGCGTCCGGGGCACTGTCGCGGCTGGAGTACCTGAACCGCTTCTGGACCCAGGGGCTCCACAGCGTCATCCAGCAGGCGCAGCGCGACGCTCCCCGGCTGAGTCTGCCGCACCTCGAAGGCACCGTGTTGCAGGCCCACCGTGACGGGGCACAGCTACTGCGCCAGGGCCAGCGGACGGTGTTTCCGGCCCAGGTGATTCCTGCCGACCTCACCGCTGCCATTGCCGATCAGATTCTGGCAGGCACGTGGACTGCCGGAAAACCAGCTCGGCGCGCCAGCAAACCCAACGTGCAGGACGACAGCCAGCCGCCCAAACGAAAGCCCCGCGCTGCTGCCACCTCCAAAACACCCAAAACCGCTGCCAAAGCGGCAACTCGCCGGAAAAAGCAGCCTGACCCCGTGTAACGACAAGAGAGGGGAAGGGCACTGCCTCCTTCTTATCACGCCAGCTCTACGCCGCTTCTCGTGCAGTTGAAGCCTTCTGACGGCGGCTCACACGCAGCCTTCAGCTTTCTCGCACTCCCAGAACTGAGACAGGCAGAAGAACTTTCAGTGTGAAAGTCTCCCCGGCCTGTCCACTTTCACACTGAAAGTGACGCTCTCTTGAGTTAGCTCTTCAGTCGGAGACGATCTTCTGAAGCTGCTCGACCAGAGCTGACAGAGCGTCCTCGACCTGCCGCTGCTGCTGCGCACTCAGCTTCCGAACTCTGGCTGCGCTCAGGACCTTCTGGGTCTGCGTCAACAGGCTCCCGATCTGCGGACGTGACGCAGTGCCCGAAAGCAGGTCTTTGACTTCCGTTTCCATGCGCCGGGCCGACCAGTGTTCAGCCACCGCCTGCTGTAACAGCGCCGCCCGGCGTGGGTGCGTCTGAAGATCGAGAAGGGCGAGCGCCGCGCCCTCTGCCAGCCCTTCCCGGAGAGCCTGACGTTCGTCGGCATTGAGATCGAGCAGCCGGGCGGACCGGACCAGCGTGCCGATTTTCGGAAGATGAAGCTCTTCGATCAGCCGCAGGGCCAGCGCTTCCGGCGTGCCGTCTTCGGCAACTTTTCCCTGTGCCTGAAGATCGCGTGCACGAATCAGGACGCCCCGCACCGCAGAGGTGCTGAGACCAAGCCGCTGCGCCAGCTGATTCATCGACGAAAAAAGCTGATCGATCTTCGCCACGGGTGCCCGCAGAGCATTCTCCTGGCGGGCCAGTTTATAAGCCTGATCGTCGTTCAGCGTTCGGATCACGGCGCTGATACGTGGCAGCCCCAGTTCCCGAACGATCCGCAGGCGACGTTCACCCGCCACCAGTTCGTACATGTTGCTGTTGGCTTTCGGGCGCAGCAGCACCGGCTGAAAAACGTCTCCGAGGTCGGCGATGCTCTGTTTGAGTTCCTGGTATTCAGGCCCCTGAAAGGCCTGGTCGCCCAGCGCGGCCCCGCGCGGGTTATGACCGGGAATCACGACGATCTGATCGACTTCCACCTGACTGACATTGATCTGCTGATAGTTTTCGACCGCCTGCCCCAGGTTGATCAGACCAGCGATGCTGGTCTTGCCCTGCTTGGTCGTCATCCGTTCACCGGCTCGCGGATGGCGTTCAGCAGATGATCGAGGACCGTATTGAGTTCCGCTGTGGCCGGGTTTTTCGGCTGATCGAGGGCGACCGCGCCGCGTGCAGGAATCACGTCTCTGAAGACTGCCGGGCGCTCGGTGATGGGCGGCGAAACAGGAGCCAGGGCCGTCAACTGCGTCTGCATCAGTTCCAGAATTTCACGGTCCTGCACCCTTCCTTTGTTAAAGGTCGTGGGAATAAAACTAGCAATCCGCAGCTGTGGCGTCAGCCGCCGACACTGCGCCAGAACCGCCGTGACATTCTCCAGATTCTCGACACTCTTGATGTGCGTCGGCATGGGCACCACCGCGAAATCGGAGGCCACCAGGGCAGCGCGGGTCAGGCCACCATTGCTCGGCGGGGTATCGATCAGCACGTAGTCGTACTGATATTCCAGCGCTCTCAGGGCACCTTTCAGGCCGGTCAGCAGCAGATCGTCGCTGATCAGAATGTTCTCGAGCGAGCGCAGTTGCTGATGAGCAGGAATCACCCGCAGGCCCGGCATTCGGGTGGGAATAAACGGTTCGGGAAATTCGTTGTCGCTTTCCTGAAGCACGGTGTTAAGGGTGGCTCCCAGCCTTCTCGCCTTGCTGTTCGGATCGTCCAGCAGGCCCATCCGGTGGGTCAGGCTGCGCTGCGGGTCCAGGTCGATCAGCAGCACTCTGTTGGGCCGCCCGGCGCTGCTGTGGCGTTGGCTGAGCAGATAGCCGAGTTCCGCGACCATGGTCGACTTGGTGGCACCGCCACTTTCATTCCAGAAGGTAAGAATCTGCATCTGCTGCTCCTGATGAGGCGAAAGACTGGAACCGCCGTGAGTATCCTGAAGGCTGACAACCACGCCGACGATGTGCCCCGACTGGGCAATCAGCGTGCGGCCACCCACTTCGGCGGTGGCAAGGACGTCGCGCAGGAGGGTATCGAGCGCACTGAGAGTGACGTGGGGATGCTGCGTGTGAAGGAGCGCCAGATGCGCGGGTGAGATCACGCCCGCCTGCACCTGCCCGTGCAGCGTGATGAGGGTCGGTTGCCCGGCCTGGGCCTGTCCGAGCACCTCGCGCAGATGGTTGCGGATATCGGGATTGCTGCGGTGCAGCCGAGTGTCAGATGGGTTCAGGCCGAGCAGTCTCAGATCGGTCAGGCCGACCACAGCGGCCAGCAGCTGCCCTCCACTGATCACCTGGATTCTGCCGCCCATCCGCGCCGCATCCACCTGCTTTCGCAGCTGCGAACGAAGCTCCCGCACATTGACTTCAGCATCTGCCGTCTCGCTCGCCGTCAGCTGTGGGAGTGAATGAAGCATGCCTCACCATGCCCCAAAGATGAAGATGTGTCAAGTTTGTACACAGAAGAAGAGGGGCCGCCCAGCACTTTCAGACTGAAAGTAGATAAAGGATCGACCTTTGAAGGCGCACCACGATCTCTGCCGAGGAAAGGAGCAAGGCACCCTGAACCTTCAAGAGCGGTTCAAAAGGTGCCCAGCACTTTCAGACTGAAAGTGGATGAAGGATCGACTTTTTAGAACGCACGATGCCGCTGCCTAAGTACATCCTTGTAAAGATTTAGATTATCGAAACAGGATGAGAGCGAGAAAAATGCGCTCTGGAGAGCACGTAGAGATGCAATACTATCTACGAAGTCTTGAAATGTTAGCAAGGATGTACTTAGAAGAGGAAGAAGGCACCTTGAACCTTGAAGAGCGGTTC includes the following:
- a CDS encoding ParB/RepB/Spo0J family partition protein, translating into MTTKQGKTSIAGLINLGQAVENYQQINVSQVEVDQIVVIPGHNPRGAALGDQAFQGPEYQELKQSIADLGDVFQPVLLRPKANSNMYELVAGERRLRIVRELGLPRISAVIRTLNDDQAYKLARQENALRAPVAKIDQLFSSMNQLAQRLGLSTSAVRGVLIRARDLQAQGKVAEDGTPEALALRLIEELHLPKIGTLVRSARLLDLNADERQALREGLAEGAALALLDLQTHPRRAALLQQAVAEHWSARRMETEVKDLLSGTASRPQIGSLLTQTQKVLSAARVRKLSAQQQRQVEDALSALVEQLQKIVSD
- a CDS encoding ParA family protein gives rise to the protein MLHSLPQLTASETADAEVNVRELRSQLRKQVDAARMGGRIQVISGGQLLAAVVGLTDLRLLGLNPSDTRLHRSNPDIRNHLREVLGQAQAGQPTLITLHGQVQAGVISPAHLALLHTQHPHVTLSALDTLLRDVLATAEVGGRTLIAQSGHIVGVVVSLQDTHGGSSLSPHQEQQMQILTFWNESGGATKSTMVAELGYLLSQRHSSAGRPNRVLLIDLDPQRSLTHRMGLLDDPNSKARRLGATLNTVLQESDNEFPEPFIPTRMPGLRVIPAHQQLRSLENILISDDLLLTGLKGALRALEYQYDYVLIDTPPSNGGLTRAALVASDFAVVPMPTHIKSVENLENVTAVLAQCRRLTPQLRIASFIPTTFNKGRVQDREILELMQTQLTALAPVSPPITERPAVFRDVIPARGAVALDQPKNPATAELNTVLDHLLNAIREPVNG